From a single Sphingosinicellaceae bacterium genomic region:
- a CDS encoding ribonuclease, translated as MSEALIDNGIGEVRAVVIEGDTILEAHVERDDGALRAGDVFAARLVKILVPHQRGIVDAGGQEALLEPIPAGLADGGLVRVEVVREAVAEAGRARLAKVRAQLGTVRGPGRIAHGPTLAERLVAAGHVVRDVTHDPRDRLEMLGWSEVAESAVTGHVAFAGGLLTISPTPAMTVIDVDGAGDLAQLADAAAVAASAAIRRFGMTGSIGIDFPTLGDKGGRTRLGERLDALLPPPFERTAVNGFGFVQVVRPRLRASLIELLRYTPVDTAALALLCSGLRASGAGVRELSAAPSVIAWLTEHPDLVAELERRSGSPVRLRADADLAIAAGHAAVLAS; from the coding sequence ATGTCTGAGGCACTGATCGACAACGGCATCGGCGAGGTCCGCGCCGTCGTCATCGAGGGCGACACCATCCTCGAGGCGCACGTCGAGCGCGACGACGGCGCGCTGCGGGCGGGCGACGTGTTCGCGGCCCGGCTGGTCAAGATCCTCGTGCCCCACCAGCGTGGAATCGTCGACGCGGGCGGGCAGGAGGCGCTGCTCGAGCCGATCCCGGCAGGGTTGGCGGACGGCGGGCTGGTGCGCGTCGAGGTCGTGCGCGAAGCCGTCGCCGAGGCCGGGCGCGCGCGCCTCGCCAAGGTCCGCGCCCAGCTTGGCACAGTCCGCGGCCCCGGGCGCATCGCTCACGGCCCGACGCTGGCCGAGCGACTGGTGGCCGCCGGTCACGTCGTCCGCGACGTCACCCACGACCCTCGCGACCGGCTCGAGATGCTCGGGTGGAGCGAGGTCGCGGAGAGCGCGGTCACCGGGCACGTCGCGTTCGCGGGCGGGCTGCTCACGATCAGCCCGACGCCCGCGATGACGGTCATCGACGTCGACGGCGCTGGGGACCTCGCCCAGCTTGCGGACGCTGCCGCGGTGGCAGCCTCGGCGGCGATCCGGCGCTTCGGGATGACGGGCTCGATCGGCATCGACTTCCCGACGCTGGGGGACAAGGGCGGGCGGACCCGGCTGGGGGAGCGGCTCGATGCGTTGCTGCCGCCGCCGTTCGAGCGGACCGCGGTCAACGGCTTCGGCTTCGTGCAGGTGGTGCGGCCCCGGCTCCGCGCCTCGCTGATCGAGCTGCTGCGCTACACCCCCGTCGACACCGCCGCGCTGGCGCTGCTCTGCTCCGGGCTGCGTGCGTCGGGAGCCGGGGTGCGCGAGCTGAGCGCCGCACCGTCGGTCATCGCGTGGCTGACCGAGCATCCCGACCTCGTCGCCGAGCTGGAGCGTCGCAGCGGCAGCCCGGTGCGGTTGCGGGCCGACGCCGACCTCGCCATAGCGGCTGGACATGCCGCCGTCCTCGCCTCCTGA
- a CDS encoding Maf family protein, whose amino-acid sequence MTPRLILASASPRRVELLARLGLVADATDPADVDESWTSGELPPVHAARLAALKASTVAARHPDAIVLAADTVVAVGRRVLPKAETEAEARACLTLLSGRRHRVFTGVTVIAGGVARHKLSHSTVIFKRFEGSEIDTYLATAEWSGKAGGYAIQGRAEAFVRALSGSWSGIVGLPLFETRALLMGAGFDV is encoded by the coding sequence GTGACCCCGCGCCTGATCCTCGCCTCCGCCAGCCCGCGACGGGTCGAGTTGCTCGCACGGCTCGGACTCGTGGCTGACGCCACCGACCCCGCCGATGTCGACGAGAGCTGGACGTCCGGCGAGCTGCCGCCGGTCCATGCCGCACGACTGGCGGCGTTGAAGGCCTCAACTGTCGCAGCGCGCCATCCGGATGCGATCGTGCTCGCCGCCGACACCGTCGTCGCGGTCGGGCGGCGCGTCCTCCCCAAGGCCGAGACCGAGGCCGAGGCGCGGGCGTGCCTGACCCTGCTTTCGGGCCGGCGCCACCGCGTCTTCACGGGTGTCACCGTCATCGCCGGGGGCGTCGCGCGGCACAAGCTGTCGCACAGCACCGTCATCTTCAAGCGCTTCGAGGGCAGCGAGATCGACACCTACCTCGCTACCGCCGAGTGGTCCGGCAAGGCCGGCGGCTACGCCATCCAGGGCCGCGCCGAGGCGTTCGTCCGCGCGCTGTCCGGCTCTTGGTCCGGGATCGTCGGCCTGCCGCTGTTCGAGACGCGGGCACTACTCATGGGAGCCGGCTTCGATGTCTGA
- a CDS encoding DUF2332 family protein, which yields MTEASIRAAFDQQRLWSQKLGTPFMERVFTVLGRDLDRSTVVGARVLDWPGEPIADALVLRLAGGLHALVRAGKLPALAALYPPNPMPGEAELGAELAAALAHPELAAWLESAPQTNEVGRSAVLMAGLRVVAAETGLPLAVFELGASAGLNLRLDAYAYDLGGDEFGLAGAPLRLVPKWEGAPPPEAEVSIVERRGVDLNPLDVTSLADQARMLAYVWPDQPERLKSMATAIAAAAADPPPLDRGDAAAWVEARIAPVEGRATVVMHSIAFQYFPPDTQARITAHMAAQGALATASAPLAWLRYELDVSAGSGSPPTLRLLSWPGGEDRHLAYAHPHGASVRWLL from the coding sequence ATGACCGAGGCAAGCATCCGCGCGGCGTTCGACCAGCAGCGGCTGTGGTCGCAGAAGCTGGGCACGCCGTTCATGGAGCGGGTGTTCACCGTGCTTGGTCGCGATCTCGACCGCTCGACAGTGGTAGGCGCGCGCGTCCTCGACTGGCCGGGCGAGCCGATCGCCGATGCGCTGGTGCTGCGCCTGGCCGGCGGGCTGCACGCGCTGGTCCGGGCGGGCAAGCTGCCCGCGCTGGCCGCGCTCTACCCGCCGAACCCGATGCCCGGCGAGGCCGAGCTTGGGGCCGAACTCGCGGCGGCACTCGCGCATCCGGAGCTGGCGGCGTGGCTCGAATCCGCCCCGCAGACCAACGAGGTCGGGCGCTCGGCAGTGCTGATGGCGGGGCTGCGCGTCGTCGCGGCGGAGACCGGGCTGCCGCTGGCGGTGTTCGAGCTGGGCGCGAGCGCCGGGCTCAACCTGCGTCTCGACGCTTACGCCTACGATCTGGGCGGTGACGAGTTCGGGTTGGCCGGCGCGCCGCTGCGGCTGGTGCCGAAGTGGGAGGGTGCGCCGCCGCCCGAGGCCGAGGTCAGCATCGTCGAGCGGCGCGGCGTCGACCTCAATCCGCTCGACGTCACGTCGCTGGCAGACCAGGCGCGGATGCTCGCTTATGTCTGGCCCGACCAGCCCGAGCGCCTCAAGTCGATGGCAACCGCGATCGCCGCTGCCGCCGCCGACCCGCCACCGCTAGACCGGGGCGACGCCGCGGCGTGGGTCGAGGCGCGCATCGCGCCGGTGGAGGGGCGAGCGACGGTGGTCATGCACTCGATCGCCTTCCAGTACTTCCCGCCCGACACACAGGCGCGGATCACCGCGCACATGGCCGCGCAGGGCGCGCTCGCGACGGCGTCTGCGCCACTGGCGTGGTTGCGCTACGAGCTCGACGTGTCGGCAGGTTCGGGGTCGCCGCCGACCCTGCGCCTGCTCAGTTGGCCCGGCGGCGAGGACCGGCACCTCGCTTACGCCCACCCCCACGGCGCGAGTGTCAGGTGGCTGCTGTGA
- the hisG gene encoding ATP phosphoribosyltransferase, with amino-acid sequence MSAELIIALPKGRILREALPVLARAGIVPEPAFSDEDSRALKFATNLDGVSLIRVRSFDVATFVAFGAAQMGIAGNDVLMEFGFTEIYAPVDLGIGRCRLSVAEPAELAASDDPRGWSHVRVATKYPNIAKAHFAARGVQAECVKLNGAMELAPLLGLCPRIVDLVSTGRTLVENGLVEVETVAEISSRLIVNRAAFKTDPRIVPWVERFRAAVAAPRTVDAAST; translated from the coding sequence GTGTCCGCCGAACTGATCATCGCCCTGCCCAAGGGCCGTATCCTGCGCGAGGCGCTGCCCGTGCTGGCGCGTGCCGGGATCGTGCCCGAGCCGGCGTTCAGCGACGAGGACAGCCGTGCGCTCAAGTTTGCGACCAACCTCGACGGCGTCAGCCTGATCCGGGTGCGCTCGTTCGACGTCGCGACCTTCGTGGCATTCGGCGCAGCGCAGATGGGGATCGCCGGCAACGACGTGCTGATGGAGTTCGGCTTCACAGAGATCTATGCGCCGGTCGATCTCGGCATCGGGCGCTGCCGGCTGTCGGTCGCGGAGCCCGCCGAGCTTGCCGCCAGCGACGACCCGCGCGGCTGGAGCCACGTCCGCGTCGCAACCAAATATCCCAACATCGCCAAGGCGCACTTCGCGGCGCGCGGCGTCCAGGCCGAGTGCGTCAAGCTGAACGGCGCGATGGAACTGGCCCCGCTGCTCGGCCTGTGCCCGCGCATCGTCGACCTCGTGTCGACCGGGCGCACATTGGTCGAGAACGGCCTGGTCGAGGTCGAGACTGTCGCCGAGATCAGCTCGCGGCTGATCGTCAACCGCGCCGCCTTCAAGACCGACCCGCGCATCGTGCCGTGGGTCGAGCGCTTCCGTGCCGCCGTCGCTGCCCCCCGGACCGTCGATGCCGCTTCGACTTGA
- the hisD gene encoding histidinol dehydrogenase yields the protein MPLRLDASDPGFGAAFRALVEARRDGEPGIASDVAAIIAEVRARGDVALAELTLRFDKVDVSAGSRIDAAEIAAARAEVPPETYAALEFAAARIRAFHEQQRPADLDRTDAAGVRAGYRWSPVAAAGLYVPGGLASYPSSVLMNAIPATVAGVARLVMVTPTPGGRLNPLVLAAAELAGVTEVRRVGGAQAVAALAYGTASIAPVDKIVGPGNAWVAEAKRQLYGTVGIDMVAGPSEIVVVADAKSNPEWVAADLLSQAEHDPVAQSILITDDAAFADAVAAAVERQLPTLATEKIARASWEAYGAIIVVPHLDAAVPLLDALAGEHVELMVDDPDALFAKMRHAGSVFLGRHTPEAAGDYVGGPNHVLPTGRRARFASGLSVTDFMKRTTFLDCGPAGLAAIGPAAATLADAEGLPAHAASVRIRLG from the coding sequence ATGCCGCTTCGACTTGATGCGTCGGACCCCGGCTTCGGCGCGGCGTTCAGGGCGCTGGTCGAGGCCCGGCGCGACGGCGAGCCCGGCATCGCCAGCGACGTCGCCGCGATCATCGCCGAGGTCCGCGCCCGGGGCGATGTCGCGCTCGCCGAGCTGACGCTGCGCTTCGACAAGGTAGACGTGTCCGCCGGCAGCCGCATCGACGCCGCCGAGATCGCCGCCGCCCGCGCGGAGGTGCCGCCCGAGACCTACGCCGCGCTCGAGTTCGCCGCCGCCCGCATTCGCGCCTTCCACGAGCAGCAGCGCCCCGCCGACCTCGACCGGACCGACGCCGCCGGTGTCCGTGCCGGCTACCGCTGGTCGCCCGTTGCTGCCGCCGGCCTGTACGTGCCCGGCGGCCTCGCCAGCTATCCGTCGTCGGTGCTGATGAACGCCATTCCCGCGACCGTCGCCGGGGTCGCGCGGCTGGTCATGGTCACCCCGACACCCGGAGGCCGGCTCAACCCGCTGGTGCTTGCCGCCGCCGAACTAGCGGGTGTGACCGAGGTCCGCCGCGTCGGCGGTGCGCAGGCGGTCGCAGCGCTCGCCTACGGCACCGCGAGCATCGCCCCGGTCGACAAGATCGTCGGCCCCGGCAACGCATGGGTCGCCGAGGCCAAGCGCCAGCTGTACGGCACCGTCGGCATCGACATGGTCGCCGGGCCATCCGAGATCGTCGTCGTCGCCGATGCGAAGTCGAACCCTGAGTGGGTCGCCGCCGACCTGCTCAGCCAGGCCGAGCACGACCCCGTCGCCCAGTCGATCCTGATCACGGACGATGCCGCCTTCGCCGATGCCGTCGCCGCCGCCGTCGAGCGGCAACTGCCGACCCTCGCCACCGAGAAGATCGCACGCGCTAGCTGGGAGGCCTACGGCGCGATTATCGTCGTCCCCCATCTGGATGCCGCCGTACCGCTACTCGATGCGCTCGCTGGCGAGCATGTCGAGCTGATGGTCGACGATCCGGACGCACTGTTTGCGAAGATGCGCCACGCCGGCTCGGTGTTCCTCGGCCGCCACACGCCTGAGGCTGCCGGAGACTATGTCGGCGGGCCCAACCACGTCCTGCCGACCGGTCGCCGCGCCCGCTTCGCCTCGGGGCTGTCGGTCACCGACTTCATGAAGCGCACCACTTTCCTCGATTGCGGCCCCGCCGGGTTGGCCGCGATCGGACCCGCCGCGGCGACCCTCGCCGACGCCGAGGGCCTGCCTGCGCACGCGGCTTCGGTACGCATCCGGCTCGGCTGA
- a CDS encoding DUF1203 domain-containing protein, which translates to MTFQILALDPAPFVPLFALSDAELAERHIVRRVADKSVGFPCRVSLADADVGDTMLLLNHEHLPAASPYRSTHAIYVRESVAAAHLEPDTVPAVVARRMISARAFDADGMMASAEVVPGADVNAALDRLFADPAVVHVDLHNAAQGCFAARAVRG; encoded by the coding sequence ATGACCTTTCAGATTCTCGCTCTTGACCCCGCGCCGTTCGTCCCGCTGTTCGCGTTGTCCGACGCGGAGCTTGCCGAGCGCCACATCGTCCGGCGCGTTGCCGACAAGTCCGTCGGCTTCCCGTGCCGCGTCAGCCTCGCCGATGCCGACGTCGGCGACACGATGCTGTTGCTCAATCACGAGCACCTGCCCGCCGCTTCGCCCTACCGCTCGACCCATGCGATCTATGTCCGCGAAAGCGTCGCCGCCGCACACCTCGAGCCCGATACCGTCCCCGCCGTCGTCGCCCGCCGCATGATCTCTGCCCGCGCTTTCGATGCCGACGGCATGATGGCCAGCGCCGAGGTCGTTCCCGGAGCGGACGTCAACGCGGCCCTCGACCGGCTGTTCGCCGATCCCGCGGTGGTCCACGTCGACCTTCATAACGCCGCGCAGGGGTGCTTCGCTGCGCGGGCGGTACGGGGCTAG
- a CDS encoding TonB-dependent receptor plug domain-containing protein — protein sequence MSIKSRTAAAMLASVAVAGLLAMPAVAAEAAAADAAAADASMAADDSAAADTIVVTGRTTRSVTQVTALEIQKLLPGVSPLQAIQTLPGVSYLTADPWGNNEQNISLFIHGFNQQQLGYTLDGVPLGDQQYGNYNGLSPQRAIISENVGRVTLASGAGDLGTASTSNLGGTIDTFSSDPADKMGATIAQTIGSYSAFRTYVRVDSGTFGNGNSLYLSGVRQDARAWDFRGKQGGYQANGKFVHDDATGRLTLYGAYSDKTEPNEDATVITVANRATAPYTRPFLFPDFAAAQTYLASGAYKAAGSNYRNYYSDAQRTDYLAYAKYDWHVSDKIDWSNQAYYHHDDGVGVVAGPVDVAGLPGLFSFYFPGAGSPTSAANLARLSTIFGGSGYATRTTEYRIDREGMISTLRAEFGNHKIELGGWYEHQSSAAFRRWYALDVNNPSTPYQRPGDSLTPLITQYGSQIRVDEIQTHIQDSWQVLPSLTIQGGFKSTFQRATQAVPVQPIPGSFSNSTALPVGKINTDKAFLPQLGALWDATGHEQVFVNAQQNIRQFQTSAAAGLSPFALGSQAVFDDFKQNVKPETSWTYEAGVRTSRSFDLGPITGFEGQISYYHVDFSNRLLAISPTTVITSIISGAAILANVGSVKTDGIDVAGTLRFGSHFSIYNAVSYNSSRYQDDYKVGLAGVIVPTAGKKVPGSPAWTDKFVVSGNYGIFDVQLVGDYLGKRYATFTNDLSVPGYFTMAGRIAAKVPLSDASFVKNAVVSLNVTNITDKKAASTLSIAQPTGTFNEFPLPPRQFFGTVSFSF from the coding sequence ATGAGTATCAAGTCACGCACCGCCGCCGCCATGCTCGCGAGCGTCGCCGTCGCCGGGCTCCTCGCCATGCCCGCAGTCGCCGCCGAAGCGGCTGCCGCTGACGCTGCCGCCGCGGACGCGAGCATGGCTGCGGACGACAGCGCCGCGGCCGACACGATCGTCGTCACCGGTCGCACCACCCGCTCGGTGACGCAGGTGACGGCGCTCGAGATCCAGAAGCTGCTGCCCGGCGTCAGTCCGCTCCAGGCGATCCAGACGCTGCCCGGCGTGTCCTACCTGACCGCCGATCCGTGGGGCAACAACGAGCAGAACATCTCGCTGTTCATCCACGGCTTCAACCAGCAGCAGCTCGGCTACACCCTCGACGGCGTCCCGCTCGGCGACCAGCAGTACGGCAACTACAACGGCCTCTCGCCGCAACGCGCGATCATCTCGGAGAACGTCGGGCGCGTGACGCTGGCCTCGGGTGCCGGCGATCTCGGCACCGCGTCGACGAGCAACCTTGGCGGCACCATCGACACCTTCTCCAGCGATCCCGCCGACAAGATGGGCGCTACCATCGCCCAGACCATCGGCAGCTATTCGGCGTTCCGGACCTACGTTCGCGTCGACAGCGGCACTTTCGGCAACGGCAATTCGCTGTACCTGTCCGGGGTCCGGCAGGACGCGCGCGCCTGGGACTTCCGCGGCAAGCAGGGCGGCTACCAGGCCAATGGCAAGTTCGTCCACGACGACGCGACCGGCCGCCTGACGCTGTACGGCGCTTATTCCGACAAGACCGAGCCGAACGAGGACGCGACCGTCATCACCGTCGCCAACCGTGCCACCGCGCCCTACACTCGGCCGTTCCTGTTCCCCGATTTCGCCGCCGCCCAGACCTATCTGGCGTCGGGCGCTTACAAGGCCGCGGGCTCGAATTACCGCAACTATTACAGCGACGCCCAGCGCACCGACTACCTCGCCTACGCCAAGTACGACTGGCACGTGAGCGACAAGATCGATTGGTCGAACCAGGCTTATTACCACCACGACGACGGCGTCGGGGTCGTTGCCGGTCCCGTCGACGTCGCCGGGCTGCCCGGGCTGTTCTCTTTCTACTTCCCCGGAGCCGGCTCGCCGACCAGCGCGGCGAACCTCGCACGGCTCAGCACGATCTTCGGCGGCTCGGGCTACGCCACCCGCACCACCGAGTACCGGATCGACCGCGAAGGCATGATCTCCACACTCCGCGCCGAATTCGGCAACCACAAGATCGAGCTCGGCGGCTGGTACGAGCACCAGTCTTCGGCCGCCTTCCGCCGCTGGTACGCGCTCGACGTCAACAACCCGTCGACGCCCTATCAGCGCCCGGGCGACAGCCTGACCCCGCTGATCACCCAGTACGGCAGCCAGATCCGCGTCGACGAGATCCAGACCCACATCCAGGACAGCTGGCAGGTGCTGCCGAGCCTGACGATCCAGGGCGGCTTCAAGAGCACGTTCCAGCGCGCCACCCAGGCGGTGCCGGTGCAGCCGATCCCGGGCTCTTTCTCCAATTCGACGGCGCTGCCGGTCGGCAAGATCAACACCGACAAGGCGTTCCTGCCGCAGCTCGGTGCCCTGTGGGACGCGACCGGCCACGAGCAGGTGTTCGTCAACGCGCAGCAGAACATCCGCCAGTTCCAGACCAGCGCGGCCGCCGGCCTGTCGCCGTTCGCGCTCGGCAGCCAGGCGGTGTTCGACGACTTCAAGCAGAACGTAAAGCCCGAAACGAGCTGGACCTACGAGGCCGGCGTCCGCACCAGCCGCTCCTTCGACCTCGGCCCGATCACCGGCTTCGAGGGCCAGATCAGCTATTACCACGTCGACTTCAGCAACCGCTTGCTGGCGATCAGCCCGACCACGGTGATTACCTCGATCATCAGCGGCGCGGCGATCCTGGCCAACGTCGGCAGCGTTAAAACCGACGGTATCGACGTTGCTGGCACGCTGCGCTTCGGCTCGCATTTCTCGATCTACAACGCGGTGTCGTACAACAGCTCACGCTACCAGGACGACTACAAGGTCGGGCTTGCGGGCGTGATCGTGCCAACCGCGGGCAAGAAGGTGCCGGGCTCGCCGGCGTGGACCGACAAGTTCGTGGTCAGCGGCAACTACGGTATCTTCGACGTCCAGCTGGTCGGCGACTATCTCGGCAAGCGCTATGCGACCTTCACCAACGACCTGTCGGTGCCCGGCTACTTCACCATGGCCGGCCGCATCGCCGCCAAGGTGCCGCTCAGCGACGCCAGCTTCGTCAAGAACGCCGTGGTCAGCCTGAACGTCACCAACATCACCGACAAGAAGGCCGCCTCGACGCTCAGCATCGCCCAGCCGACCGGCACCTTCAACGAGTTCCCGCTGCCGCCGCGCCAGTTCTTCGGGACGGTCAGCTTCAGCTTCTAG
- a CDS encoding PEPxxWA-CTERM sorting domain-containing protein: MQGYFQADYTGTQTSRAVDTENGVFSGGGALVTGFSFAVVPEPQAWALMIVGFGLVGAAARRRTAVVA; encoded by the coding sequence ATGCAAGGCTATTTCCAGGCGGATTACACCGGCACCCAGACCAGCCGCGCCGTCGACACCGAGAACGGCGTGTTTTCGGGCGGTGGCGCACTGGTGACGGGCTTCAGCTTCGCCGTCGTGCCCGAGCCGCAGGCCTGGGCGCTGATGATCGTCGGGTTCGGCCTGGTCGGGGCCGCCGCTCGTCGCCGGACCGCCGTCGTCGCCTAG
- a CDS encoding primosomal protein N': MDPSRRPRQLCALVLPGSTVGISLVQPYLTLVKPRVRVLVLQHGLGALDYAVPEGLDLAPGDVVDVPLGPRRITGVVWEPERLAAKDVPDTKLRAVADKLPVWPLTAPMRRLVEWVADYYVAPPAAVLRMALSVSSALGGHRVSIEYRPTGSLPPRITPQRTAALDAIAGRQGSVRDLARWGAVSDGVIRGLVNCGALEKVEVSFDAPLPAPDPDHHLPRLEAAQAEAAAALVADVDARAFAPTLLDGVTGSGKTEVYFEAVAAALRLNRQVLVLVPEIALTAPWLERFAARFGCPPVAWHSDLKSNQRRRVWRAAASGEAQVLVGARSALFLPFADLGLIVVDEAHETSFKQEEGVHYHARDVAVVRASLEAIPVILATATPAIETRVQVERGRYKRLDLPARFGGAELPVIRAVDLRRTPPDRGNWLSPPLVAELQANLAAGEQSLLFLNRRGYAPLTLCRACGERVECPNCTAWMVEHRLTRRLLCHHCGFTTPPPPACPKCGAEGMLVPCGPGVERVAEEVARILPEARVALVTSDTITSPARAASLVAAVENHEIDILIGTQMVTKGYHFPGLTLVGVVDADLGLTGGDLRAGERTFQQIAQVSGRAGRGDKPGRVLLQTHQPDARIMRALIEYDAEGFFAAETEQRRSVAAPPFGRWAAIVVSSEDESAAVGTARAVGRAAPHLEGLSVLGPAPAPLAMLRGRHRQRLLVQARRSLELQDVLRDWLSGVEVPNSVRVTVDVDPYSFM; encoded by the coding sequence ATGGACCCGAGTAGACGGCCGCGCCAGCTTTGCGCGCTCGTCCTGCCTGGGAGCACGGTGGGCATTTCCCTCGTCCAGCCCTATCTCACCCTGGTGAAGCCCCGGGTCCGCGTCCTCGTCCTGCAGCACGGCCTCGGCGCGCTCGATTATGCGGTGCCCGAGGGGCTGGACCTCGCGCCCGGCGATGTCGTCGACGTGCCGCTCGGACCGCGGCGGATCACGGGCGTGGTCTGGGAGCCCGAGCGGCTGGCGGCGAAGGACGTGCCCGACACCAAGCTCCGCGCCGTCGCCGACAAGCTGCCGGTGTGGCCGCTGACTGCGCCGATGCGCCGGCTGGTCGAGTGGGTCGCGGACTATTATGTCGCGCCGCCCGCCGCGGTGCTGCGCATGGCGCTGTCGGTGTCGTCGGCGCTCGGCGGCCACCGCGTCTCGATCGAGTATCGCCCGACCGGAAGCCTGCCGCCGCGCATCACGCCGCAGCGCACCGCCGCGCTCGATGCCATCGCCGGGCGGCAGGGCTCGGTCCGCGACCTCGCGCGCTGGGGCGCGGTGTCGGACGGCGTCATCCGCGGACTGGTCAACTGCGGCGCGCTGGAGAAGGTCGAGGTCAGCTTCGACGCGCCGCTCCCGGCCCCCGACCCCGACCACCACCTCCCCCGGCTCGAAGCCGCGCAGGCCGAGGCCGCCGCCGCGCTCGTCGCCGACGTGGATGCCCGCGCCTTCGCCCCGACGCTACTCGACGGCGTTACCGGCTCCGGCAAGACCGAGGTCTATTTCGAGGCGGTCGCCGCCGCACTCCGCCTCAACCGCCAGGTGCTGGTACTGGTCCCGGAGATCGCGCTGACCGCGCCATGGCTGGAGCGTTTCGCCGCGCGCTTCGGCTGCCCGCCGGTCGCGTGGCATTCCGACCTCAAGTCCAACCAGCGCCGCCGGGTCTGGCGCGCGGCGGCCAGCGGCGAGGCGCAGGTCCTCGTCGGCGCGCGCTCGGCCTTGTTCCTGCCGTTCGCGGACCTCGGGCTGATCGTCGTCGACGAGGCGCACGAGACCAGCTTCAAGCAGGAGGAGGGCGTCCATTACCACGCCCGCGACGTCGCCGTGGTCCGCGCCAGCCTGGAGGCAATCCCGGTCATCCTGGCGACCGCGACGCCCGCCATCGAGACCCGGGTCCAGGTCGAGCGCGGGCGCTACAAGCGGCTCGACCTGCCGGCGCGCTTTGGCGGGGCGGAGCTGCCGGTGATCCGCGCCGTCGACCTGCGCCGCACGCCGCCCGACCGCGGCAACTGGCTCAGCCCGCCGCTGGTTGCCGAGCTGCAGGCCAACCTCGCGGCGGGCGAGCAGTCGCTGCTGTTCCTCAACCGCCGCGGCTATGCGCCGCTCACCCTGTGCCGGGCCTGTGGCGAGCGCGTCGAGTGCCCGAACTGCACCGCGTGGATGGTCGAGCACCGCCTCACCCGCCGGCTGCTGTGCCACCACTGCGGCTTCACCACGCCGCCGCCGCCCGCCTGCCCGAAGTGCGGCGCGGAGGGCATGCTGGTGCCGTGCGGACCCGGCGTCGAGCGGGTCGCCGAGGAAGTCGCGCGCATCCTGCCCGAGGCGCGCGTCGCGCTCGTCACGTCGGACACGATCACCTCGCCCGCGCGCGCCGCGAGCCTCGTGGCGGCGGTCGAGAACCACGAGATCGACATCCTGATCGGCACCCAGATGGTCACCAAGGGCTACCACTTCCCCGGGCTGACCTTGGTCGGGGTGGTCGACGCCGACCTCGGACTGACCGGCGGCGACCTGCGCGCGGGCGAGCGCACCTTCCAGCAGATCGCCCAGGTCTCGGGCCGCGCCGGTCGCGGCGACAAACCCGGCCGCGTCCTGCTCCAGACCCACCAGCCCGACGCCCGCATCATGCGCGCCCTGATCGAGTACGACGCGGAAGGCTTCTTCGCCGCCGAGACCGAGCAGCGGCGGTCGGTCGCCGCTCCGCCGTTCGGGAGATGGGCCGCGATCGTCGTGTCGAGCGAGGACGAGTCCGCCGCCGTCGGCACCGCGCGCGCCGTCGGCCGCGCTGCCCCGCACCTCGAAGGCCTGAGCGTCCTCGGCCCCGCCCCCGCCCCGCTGGCGATGCTCCGCGGCCGCCACCGGCAGCGCCTGCTGGTGCAGGCACGCCGTTCGCTGGAACTCCAGGATGTGCTCCGCGACTGGCTGTCGGGAGTGGAGGTGCCGAACAGCGTCCGGGTAACGGTGGATGTGGACCCGTATAGTTTCATGTAA
- a CDS encoding alkylphosphonate utilization protein encodes MSDDDYVYDEATGEWGPAPAAAAADGPVEVRDAVGNLLADGDSVTLIKDLTVKGAGQTLRRGTVIKSIRLTGDVQEIDCRYDGIKGLVLRAEFVKKR; translated from the coding sequence ATGAGCGATGATGATTACGTCTACGACGAAGCCACCGGCGAGTGGGGGCCTGCCCCCGCTGCCGCTGCCGCAGACGGCCCCGTCGAGGTCCGCGACGCGGTCGGTAACCTGCTTGCGGACGGCGACAGCGTCACGTTGATCAAGGACCTGACCGTCAAGGGCGCGGGACAGACGCTGCGGCGCGGCACCGTTATCAAGTCGATCCGCCTGACCGGCGACGTGCAGGAGATCGACTGCCGCTACGACGGCATCAAGGGCCTCGTACTCCGCGCCGAATTCGTCAAGAAGCGTTGA